The following are from one region of the Leucoraja erinacea ecotype New England chromosome 35, Leri_hhj_1, whole genome shotgun sequence genome:
- the LOC129713424 gene encoding transcriptional activator protein Pur-alpha-like, whose product MAEGDSGSERGGGGGGGGGGGGGGGGGGGGLLLQQQQQETQELASKRVDIQNKRFYLDVKQNAKGRFIKIAEVGAGGNKSRLTLSMAVAAEFRDYLGDFIEHYAQLGPSDTDSAAGLASDEPRRALKSEFLVRENRKYYMDLKENQRGRFLRIRQTLNRGPGLGGTQGQTIALPAQGLIEFRDALAKLIDDYGVDDEPCGQAELPEGTSITVDSKRFFFDVGSNKYGVFMRVSEVKPSYRNSITIPYKAWSKFGSAFSKYAEEMKEIQDKHRDKMLFERRADESDGEDVDDD is encoded by the coding sequence ATGGCGGAGGGTGACAGCGGGAGTGagcgaggcggcggcggcggtggagGTGGCGGCGgcgggggaggtggaggaggcggGGGAGGCGGCCTCTTgttgcagcaacagcagcaggagacACAGGAGCTGGCCTCCAAGCGGGTGGACATCCAGAACAAGCGCTTCTACCTGGACGTCAAGCAGAATGCTAAAGGCCGCTTCATCAAGATCGCCGAGGTGGGCGCGGGAGGCAACAAGAGCCGGCTCACGCTCTCTATGGCGGTGGCGGCCGAGTTCCGCGACTACCTGGGCGACTTCATCGAGCACTACGCGCAGCTCGGCCCGTCGGACACGGACTCGGCCGCCGGCCTGGCATCAGACGAGCCGCGGCGAGCGCTCAAGAGCGAGTTCCTGGTGAGGGAGAACCGCAAGTACTACATGGACCTGAAGGAGAACCAGCGCGGCCGCTTCCTGCGCATCCGCCAGACCTTAAATCGAGGCCCCGGCTTAGGGGGGACGCAAGGCCAGACCATCGCCCTGCCGGCGCAAGGCCTGATCGAGTTTAGAGACGCGCTGGCCAAGCTGATCGACGACTACGGCGTGGACGACGAGCCGTGCGGCCAGGCCGAGCTGCCCGAGGGCACGTCCATCACTGTGGACAGCAAGCGCTTCTTCTTCGACGTGGGCTCCAACAAGTACGGCGTGTTCATGCGGGTGAGCGAGGTGAAGCCGTCGTACAGAAACTCCATCACCATCCCGTACAAAGCCTGGTCCAAGTTCGGCAGCGCCTTCAGTAAGTACGCCGAGGAGATGAAGGAGATCCAGGACAAGCATCGGGACAAGATGCTCTTCGAGAGGCGAGCCGACGAATCGGATGGCGAAGATGTGGACGACGATTGA